In the Hyphomicrobiales bacterium genome, one interval contains:
- a CDS encoding conserved hypothetical protein (Evidence 4 : Unknown function but conserved in other organisms) — MTGARDVPAFSPKSLGYFALNGVIYHQRDGMGAVPDVAQIAYTGFVVLMRPSVYLDLCPPLKLEFNGMEAKLRAGDPIGMPFLAINQEDETIQIRSHEGRHRAHCVRSITNDAEMPVAVLLSRGDRARHVRIENVARMASGARRQRSAQEPDPPFIDGPLFERVILNGKEVELASFAPVLRM, encoded by the coding sequence ATGACCGGCGCGCGCGACGTCCCAGCATTTTCGCCGAAGAGCCTCGGGTACTTCGCACTGAATGGCGTGATCTACCACCAAAGGGACGGGATGGGAGCCGTGCCGGATGTGGCCCAAATCGCCTATACCGGGTTCGTGGTTTTGATGCGGCCGTCGGTCTACCTCGACCTCTGCCCTCCCCTGAAGCTCGAATTCAACGGCATGGAAGCGAAGCTGCGCGCCGGCGATCCGATCGGGATGCCTTTCCTGGCGATCAATCAGGAGGATGAGACCATCCAGATTCGCTCTCACGAGGGCCGGCACAGGGCGCACTGTGTCCGCAGCATCACCAACGATGCCGAGATGCCGGTCGCTGTCCTGCTTTCTCGGGGCGATCGGGCCCGTCATGTCCGCATTGAAAACGTGGCGCGGATGGCCTCCGGAGCGCGGCGGCAGCGCTCCGCCCAAGAGCCTGATCCGCCCTTCATCGATGGGCCGCTCTTCGAGCGCGTGATCCTCAATGGAAAAGAGGTGGAACTAGCCTCTTTCGCCCCCGTCCTGCGTATGTAA
- a CDS encoding conserved hypothetical protein (Evidence 4 : Unknown function but conserved in other organisms) — protein MQSHRIIKIAAVAVEWQDQGGRRRSMTARRSDEREVFAEILRGCQSADEVPVIITRPTTVPFELACHIGRAA, from the coding sequence ATGCAGAGCCATAGGATTATCAAGATCGCAGCGGTTGCCGTTGAGTGGCAGGACCAGGGTGGCAGGCGCCGTTCCATGACCGCGCGCCGCAGCGACGAGCGCGAGGTGTTCGCTGAGATCCTTCGCGGGTGCCAGTCGGCGGACGAAGTGCCGGTCATCATCACGCGCCCGACAACGGTCCCCTTCGAGCTCGCCTGCCACATCGGTCGGGCAGCCTGA
- a CDS encoding conserved hypothetical protein (Evidence 4 : Unknown function but conserved in other organisms) — protein sequence MPMPTYRNLHGTIFFGKDGEFRHVCDEGQMLSLVFDSENGTVHKHGVADRMRAWLDATQAKLRASGDFGELMANNLEIASFPACDATLKVLNERVIDQTPALPSLLEALAEASAEAPASKVLPGL from the coding sequence GTGCCCATGCCGACCTACCGCAACCTTCACGGAACAATCTTCTTCGGGAAGGACGGGGAATTCCGGCACGTCTGCGACGAAGGGCAAATGCTTAGTCTGGTCTTCGACAGCGAGAACGGAACCGTTCACAAGCACGGCGTCGCTGATCGGATGAGGGCTTGGCTTGATGCGACCCAGGCAAAATTGCGGGCGAGTGGTGATTTCGGAGAGTTGATGGCGAACAACCTGGAGATCGCGAGCTTTCCCGCTTGCGACGCCACGCTCAAGGTGCTGAATGAGCGGGTGATCGATCAGACTCCGGCTCTGCCCAGCCTGCTCGAAGCCCTTGCCGAAGCGAGCGCCGAAGCTCCCGCCTCAAAGGTTCTTCCCGGCCTTTGA
- a CDS encoding Phosphatase, which yields MIFLKLWILSDLHFESVPFPGAFRPTAPDFDVLVSAGDIWSGDPKRGFETLRKLAGDKPVVTVLGNHEFFKGEVESTIASARLAAKASRVFLLEGDAIEIRGVRFVGCTLWTDYALGGDLNLDAPTGEAVTVCVDGVLRPLRISDVQVLHRRARERLSALLDAHKSAPKVVVTHHAPHPACLTPAELGTWAAGNCASDLSELTDSGRAALWIYGHIHRSAGGRRPGGTRLLSNPAGTRFSNQAFDEHLVVELDRAQTA from the coding sequence TTGATTTTCTTGAAGCTCTGGATCCTGTCTGACCTTCATTTTGAATCGGTGCCGTTCCCGGGCGCGTTTCGCCCAACGGCGCCAGATTTCGACGTGCTTGTTTCGGCCGGCGATATCTGGTCTGGCGACCCGAAGCGTGGCTTCGAGACACTGCGAAAGCTCGCAGGCGACAAGCCCGTCGTCACCGTCCTCGGCAATCACGAGTTTTTCAAGGGCGAGGTCGAGAGCACGATCGCCTCGGCGCGCCTTGCGGCCAAGGCGTCCCGTGTCTTCCTCCTTGAAGGAGATGCGATCGAAATCCGCGGCGTGCGCTTTGTCGGTTGCACGCTCTGGACCGACTACGCGCTCGGCGGCGACCTCAACCTGGATGCACCAACCGGCGAGGCGGTCACAGTCTGCGTCGACGGCGTCCTGCGTCCGCTCCGGATCAGCGACGTCCAGGTCCTGCATCGTCGGGCGCGTGAGCGCCTCTCAGCCCTGCTCGACGCACATAAGAGCGCTCCTAAGGTCGTCGTGACGCACCACGCGCCGCATCCAGCCTGCTTGACACCCGCAGAGCTCGGGACCTGGGCCGCCGGAAACTGCGCGTCGGATCTCTCTGAGCTGACAGACTCCGGACGCGCTGCGCTCTGGATCTATGGTCACATCCATCGAAGCGCTGGCGGAAGGCGCCCAGGCGGCACGCGCCTCCTATCGAATCCAGCTGGCACTCGCTTCTCGAACCAAGCCTTCGATGAACACCTAGTCGTCGAGTTGGATCGAGCTCAGACTGCCTAG
- a CDS encoding conserved hypothetical protein (Evidence 4 : Unknown function but conserved in other organisms) has product MQLDPMSTENDRPGALPVGYSLEQDGDGDWVLMGPPDVILYSEPGEGLLIGKCDEATALADALEHLASQPSQSMTP; this is encoded by the coding sequence ATGCAATTGGATCCAATGAGCACTGAAAACGATCGGCCGGGGGCGCTTCCTGTCGGCTATTCGCTTGAGCAGGACGGCGACGGCGATTGGGTCCTCATGGGACCCCCGGATGTCATCCTCTACAGCGAGCCTGGAGAGGGCCTGCTGATCGGGAAATGCGACGAGGCAACTGCGCTTGCCGATGCGCTCGAACATCTCGCCTCGCAGCCTTCGCAGTCGATGACGCCCTAG
- a CDS encoding conserved hypothetical protein (Evidence 4 : Unknown function but conserved in other organisms): MTTRFADLVRQVASLKDVMARGVLPGALVCGLVVTGMAVARAETLDAVRPAAVATTSVERMAEMQVEIDRVALNYYQGAIRAMAAADLSKMPAGTALRTLQQMASDTLANAPSRGELNFGPSAVPGLEAVSGFFNGFRPGDDAQSVQRRARDMASELGVDLSAFAFGSLVEELAKANSVHREALEEIEKVANDHRGTSIEDLALLAVEGGFDRHATSSSLLRQMVSYAIAGDDVISEHDRDAVLVEFNRNVALRAGLTAIEEKLASEGNWIDRGWVRQTATKAIDRAEHFAPVPAGPSPSP; this comes from the coding sequence ATGACCACGCGCTTTGCAGATCTCGTCAGGCAAGTCGCCAGTCTCAAGGATGTGATGGCACGGGGCGTCCTGCCCGGCGCCCTGGTGTGCGGGCTTGTGGTCACCGGAATGGCGGTAGCCCGCGCTGAGACGCTGGACGCCGTGCGCCCAGCCGCGGTTGCCACCACGTCGGTCGAGCGAATGGCCGAGATGCAGGTCGAGATCGATCGGGTCGCGCTGAACTATTACCAGGGCGCGATCCGCGCGATGGCAGCTGCCGATCTTTCGAAGATGCCTGCCGGGACGGCCCTGCGCACTCTTCAGCAGATGGCATCCGATACCCTGGCGAACGCGCCCTCCCGCGGCGAGCTGAACTTCGGCCCCTCGGCCGTGCCGGGCCTCGAGGCCGTCTCCGGGTTCTTCAATGGGTTCAGGCCCGGCGACGACGCGCAGAGCGTTCAGCGAAGGGCCCGGGACATGGCCAGCGAGCTCGGCGTCGATCTCTCTGCTTTCGCTTTCGGTTCGCTCGTCGAGGAGCTCGCCAAGGCGAACTCGGTCCACCGGGAGGCACTTGAGGAGATCGAAAAAGTCGCCAACGATCATCGAGGCACCAGCATCGAGGACTTGGCACTTCTCGCCGTTGAGGGCGGCTTCGATCGCCATGCGACCTCGTCTTCGCTGCTGAGGCAGATGGTGAGCTATGCCATCGCGGGTGACGACGTGATCAGCGAGCACGACCGCGATGCCGTGCTGGTAGAGTTCAATCGCAATGTCGCGCTCCGCGCCGGCCTGACCGCGATCGAGGAGAAGCTGGCTTCCGAGGGAAATTGGATTGACCGCGGCTGGGTCAGGCAGACGGCGACGAAGGCGATCGATCGAGCCGAGCACTTCGCGCCGGTCCCGGCCGGTCCTTCTCCATCTCCCTGA
- a CDS encoding conserved hypothetical protein (Evidence 4 : Unknown function but conserved in other organisms), with protein MSDQSIRERRKHHLVIHEGVTPKEAEDFLETMELAGRTDAEGYAQFLLALDERVDEAASKDAELAARKRVEEVVKASSGRLTQSRVRDIQRSLGGH; from the coding sequence ATGTCAGACCAGTCCATTCGCGAGCGTCGAAAGCATCACCTCGTGATCCATGAAGGCGTGACGCCCAAGGAGGCAGAGGATTTCCTCGAAACCATGGAGCTTGCGGGCCGAACAGATGCCGAAGGGTACGCCCAGTTTCTCCTGGCGCTTGATGAGCGGGTCGATGAAGCCGCGTCGAAGGATGCGGAGTTGGCCGCGCGCAAGCGGGTGGAGGAAGTCGTGAAGGCCAGCTCTGGACGGCTGACCCAGTCGCGTGTCCGCGACATCCAGAGGTCCTTGGGCGGACATTAG
- a CDS encoding conserved hypothetical protein (Evidence 4 : Unknown function but conserved in other organisms) — MGAPSEKVQAAIDAVLRAHRGLATPRGAFSKCKQVAAALGTQLERAGVDFKVLRLTEAAKSFPDADPRWLKLGKPSWWIHYVVEVDGQAIDLTARQFDPSCQHPLLTPMREVRLIWEEIEVVPIDEVWPTRRVNSAPGL; from the coding sequence ATGGGAGCTCCTTCAGAAAAGGTTCAGGCCGCGATCGACGCTGTCCTTCGCGCGCACCGCGGGCTCGCTACCCCACGAGGCGCCTTCAGCAAATGTAAGCAGGTAGCGGCTGCGTTAGGGACGCAGCTTGAGCGCGCCGGAGTCGATTTCAAGGTGCTACGCCTCACGGAGGCTGCGAAGAGCTTCCCTGATGCAGATCCTCGATGGCTGAAGCTCGGTAAACCGTCGTGGTGGATCCACTACGTCGTGGAGGTTGATGGTCAGGCCATTGACCTGACGGCCCGTCAATTCGATCCCTCCTGCCAACACCCTCTGTTGACACCGATGCGCGAGGTTCGACTGATCTGGGAGGAGATCGAGGTCGTTCCCATCGACGAAGTCTGGCCAACCCGACGAGTAAACTCCGCTCCTGGACTCTGA